From the Phorcysia thermohydrogeniphila genome, the window TAGCCTTTATAGTTAAAGGCGTAACAAAACTTGAAGGTTACCACTTTACAAGCAAAGAGGAGAGGGACGCAGAGAGCTTCAGAAACCTCCTCATCTCCTTGGCCGAAGATATTAGGGTTCTGATAGTAAAGCTTGCCGACAGACTCCACAACATGAGAACGCTGAGCAGCATGTCAAGGGAAAGTCAGCTGAGGAACGCAAAAGAGACCTTAAGTATCTACGCCCCCTTGGCAAACAGGCTTGGAATGTACCGCCTCAAGAACGAGCTTGAAGACCTTTCCCTCCTTTATTTGGAACCGGAAGTTTACAGAGAGATTGAAAAAAAGGTAGAAGAGGTAAAGAAAAAGCTACTTCCCTACCTTGAAGGCGTAATAGCCACGGTCAAGGAAAGGTTAAAGGAGAGCAACCTGAATGGAGAAATTCAGTGGCGGATTAAGCACATCTACGGAATATACAGGAAAATGGTAAGGAAGAACATTCCCTTTGAGGAAGTTTACGACGTAGCCGGCATAAGGATAATAACCGACACCGTTGCCGACTGTTACCAGATACTTGGAATAATTCACAGTCTCTGGACCCCCGTCCCCGGCAGGATAAAGGACTACATCGCCACACCAAAACCAAACATGTACCAGTCCCTCCACACGACCGTTGTAGGCCCTAAAGGACAGTTCATAGAGTTCCAGATAAGAACTTGGGAAATGCACCAAGTCGCTGAGATGGGTATCGCCGCCCACTGGAAGTATAAGGAAGGAGGTGGAGCTCTCTCAGAGGCAGAGAAGGAAAGGTTCATATGGCTCAGGAATCTCCTTGAGTGGGTTAAAGAGGAGAAAGACCCAAGAGAGTTCATAGAGTCTGTCAAGTCCGACCTCTACGGGGAAGAGGTCTACGTATTTACCCCCAAGGGAGACCTAAAAACCCTCCCCGTTGGTTCAACTCCAGTAGACTTTGCCTACGCCATCCACACCTCCGTCGGCCACAGGTGTAAGGCCGCAAAAGTAAACGGAAAGCTCGTCCCCCTAAACTACACCCTGCAGAGCGGAGACAGAGTTGAAATAATCACGGGAAACGAGGAAAGACCAAGCAGGGACTGGCTAAACTTCGTTAAGACCTCAAAGGCAAGGAACGCCATAAAGAACTTCCTAAGGAAAGAAGAAAACGAAAGAGCTAAGAAGCTCGGTGAGAGCCTCCTTGACAAAGCCATAAGGAAACTCTCCGAAAAGAGCTTAAGCACCCTTAAGGAAGAAGAGGATTTCTCAGAAGTTCTCTCATCCCTCGGCTACTCAAACCTTGATTCGGCACTCATAGACATCGGCTACATGCAACTTGACCCCGAAAAACTTGCCCGCCGTCTCCTCAAGATTCCAGTTGAAACGGAGAAAAGGAAGAAAAAGACCAAAACCGCCCAAGATACGAGCGGAATAAAGGTTGACGGCATTGACAACGTAATGGTTTCCTTAGCCGACTGTTGCCACCCCTTACCGGGGGACGAAGTCGTAGGAGTAGTCAACTCAGGGAAGGGAATCGTCATTCATACGGCCAACTGTATTGTAGCCAGACAGATTGAAGAAAGCGCCCCGGGAAAGGTGGTAAGCGTAGAGTTTGAACCGTCAAACAGGGTCTACAACGCAAAGGTGAGAGTCTCTGTAGAGGACCGTCCGGGAATGCTTGCAAACGTCTCCTCAGCTATAGCAAAGTTTAAGATAAACATAGCTTCAGTGAACGTAAGGAGGAGCTCCACAGGCAGAGCCGTTATGGACTTCATACTTCAGGTAAAGAGCAGAGAAGAGTTAGAAAACGTCCTCCGTGCCATAAAGAACGTTAAGGGGGTAATAGCAGCAAAGAGAATTTACAGGGAAAGGGTCAAACAAGAAGCCCTTAACTAAAACTTTGAAAAAGAGGAAAGCAATACTATTTTTTGTAAGGACGACAGCATACCCGGAGGAACACTATGGAAGAAATCCTTAACCAGTACATTCCCATCGTCATAGAGCAAACCGGTAGAGGAGAAAGAGCCTACGATATCTACTCAAGGCTCCTAAAAGACAGAATCATAATGCTCGGAACCCCAATAGACGATCACGTTGCCAACCTAATAGTAGCCCAGCTCCTCTTCTTAGAGGCCGAGGATCCAGAAAAGGACATATACCTCTACATAAACAGCCCCGGAGGAGTAGTAACTGCAGGGCTTGCCATCTACGACACTATGCAGTACATAAAGCCCGACGTTGTAACAATTTGCCTTGGACAGGCAGCAAGCATGGGA encodes:
- a CDS encoding RelA/SpoT family protein; translated protein: MRSCKEIIDKVKEYRDSFDEEQIVKAYEFAKKKHEGMFRKSGEPFFSHPAEVAYILAELRMDVPTIVAGLLHDTVEDTDTTLEEIEKEFGREVAFIVKGVTKLEGYHFTSKEERDAESFRNLLISLAEDIRVLIVKLADRLHNMRTLSSMSRESQLRNAKETLSIYAPLANRLGMYRLKNELEDLSLLYLEPEVYREIEKKVEEVKKKLLPYLEGVIATVKERLKESNLNGEIQWRIKHIYGIYRKMVRKNIPFEEVYDVAGIRIITDTVADCYQILGIIHSLWTPVPGRIKDYIATPKPNMYQSLHTTVVGPKGQFIEFQIRTWEMHQVAEMGIAAHWKYKEGGGALSEAEKERFIWLRNLLEWVKEEKDPREFIESVKSDLYGEEVYVFTPKGDLKTLPVGSTPVDFAYAIHTSVGHRCKAAKVNGKLVPLNYTLQSGDRVEIITGNEERPSRDWLNFVKTSKARNAIKNFLRKEENERAKKLGESLLDKAIRKLSEKSLSTLKEEEDFSEVLSSLGYSNLDSALIDIGYMQLDPEKLARRLLKIPVETEKRKKKTKTAQDTSGIKVDGIDNVMVSLADCCHPLPGDEVVGVVNSGKGIVIHTANCIVARQIEESAPGKVVSVEFEPSNRVYNAKVRVSVEDRPGMLANVSSAIAKFKINIASVNVRRSSTGRAVMDFILQVKSREELENVLRAIKNVKGVIAAKRIYRERVKQEALN
- the clpP gene encoding ATP-dependent Clp endopeptidase proteolytic subunit ClpP, which gives rise to MEEILNQYIPIVIEQTGRGERAYDIYSRLLKDRIIMLGTPIDDHVANLIVAQLLFLEAEDPEKDIYLYINSPGGVVTAGLAIYDTMQYIKPDVVTICLGQAASMGAVLLAAGAPGKRFALPHARIMIHQPLGGFQGQATDIEIHAKEILRLKKILNEILSKHTGQPIEKIEKDTDRDFFMSAEEAKEYGLIDKVLTKRGK